GAGCGACTGCAGATGGCTATGATTGACTGGCATGACTTTGTTGTGGTTGAAACGATAGACTTTGCtgatgatgaggatgaggatTTACCACCTCCAATGACACTCGATGAAGTGATAAGAAGAAGCAAGATGTCCACTATGGAAGAAGAGGATATTATTGAGCCTGGAAAGGAGGTAGAAATGGAAATGGATGAAGAAGAGGTCCAACTGGTTGAAGAGGGAATGAGGGCTGCTAGTCTGGAAGAGAATGGTGATATGAAGAATAACGGGGCCAAGGCAACTTCTGAAGAACAGGAGCCACCCATGAGAATTGTGAAAAATTGGAAGAGGCCTGAGGAGAGAATCCCTGCAGAAAGAGATCCTACTAAGTATGTCGTATCCCCAATAACTGGCGAGCTCATTCTCATTAATGAGATGTCTGAACACATGAGGATTTCTCTTATTGATCCCAAATATAAGGAGCAGAAGGAGAGGATGTTTGCTAAGATAAGAGAGACAACTCTTGCAGCAGATGATGAAATTTCTAGGAATATTGTGGGGCTTGCAAGAACACGTCCTGATATTTTTGGCACCACAGAAGAAGAAGTTTCTAATGCTGTCAAGGCTGAgattgaaaagaagaaagatgagCAACCTAAGCAGGTTATATGGGATGGTCACACAGGAAGTATTGGCCGCACAGCTAGCCAAGCCATGTCTCAGAATACTGGTGGCGAGGACACCAATGATGCTTTCAACAATGATGGTAGAAGTCTTCCAGGTCCAGCACCTCCTCCTCCTAGGCCTGGTATGCCATCAGTTAGGCCACTGCCTCCACCTCCTGGCCTTGTCTTGAATATTCCTAGGCCTCCCGCAGTGGTCCAGTATTCTGGTGCAACTAGTGGTGGGCTTGttgcaccaccaccacctgGACCTCCAGTTGTCAATATGATTCCTTCTGTTCGTCCTCCACCTCCTTCAATGCCGATGATGCATGGGCAACCTCTTATGGCCAACCGTCCTCCAATGCCGCCATCTATGCCCCTGACTTCACCTAACATTGCGGTTCCACCGCCACCTGGATCACAATTTACACCTTTGGGAGGTCCTAGGCCCTTTGTTCCTGTTCCTGTTTCCCAACCAGGCATGCCTATGGTTCCTCCTCCACCAATGCCCCAAGGCATGCCCCCACCACCTCCACCAGAGGAGGCTCCTCCTCCACTACCTGATGAACCAGAGCCCAAGCGGCAAAGGCTTGATGATTCTATGCTCATTCCCGAAGAACAGTTCCTGGCACAACATTCGGTATTGAGCTTCTTCCTTCccttttttatcattattatctGCCACCAAATGCCTGCTACCCCCGCCCGCTTTTCTGTATGAGCATCCACTAATATGTTGTACTATATGGGTGTGGTTGCAGGGTCCAGCTGTTATCAATATATCTGTGCCAAATGTTGATGAAGGAAATCTGAAGGGCCAAGTATTGGAGATTGCTGTGCAATCCTTATCCGAAACAGTTGGCAGTCTGAAAGAGAAAATTGCTGGGGAGATCCAGCTTCCTGCAAATAAGCAGAAGCTGAGTGGGAAGGCTGGTTTCCTGAAGGACAACTTATCACTTGCGTATTACAACGTGGCACCTGGAgactcactctctctctctctgagaGAACGTGGTGGTAGAAAGAGATGAGCCGTGAATCCTCTAGAAGGTGCATAAAGGAACTACGTGCTGTCGTAGTGGTCCTTGTTACTAAATATCTGGCTGAACTCGTGTTTTCTTGTGACTTGGGAATATAATGGTTCTGTACTTTTCAAATGTTTAAAACTTTGAGCTAATGTTATGGTATCTACTATAGATATGTCATCTTGGTGATTGTTGCTTGGAGTGGGGTCAGAGGAAGTTGTTTAGTTTGCTGTCTTTGAGAACTGCTAAGTTGAAGTGGCTTGCTAAATTTAGATGACTGACCATTTGTTGTCATTACTTGTGCAGTCCCTATGCTCCATTGATGTTGTGATTTTGGTGATTCACAACTTATTTGGGCGTGGCACAGGATTCTTGTGAGCTAAGCCGCTCTCTCTAAAATCGGAcgtttcttcttctcctcctcGCCCTCCTTTTGGTTCCCTTTCAGTTTTATATATAGGGAAGTATTAGTTAGGTTGTACTCCGGAGTATTTGTTCTGCTTTGTAGTTGATTTGCTTGCTTTTAAACTAATATACTTGATGCCTTTATTGGTCATTTGAACTTCTGGGTCATGTTCCATGGAATGTTAAGGCTTGATTATTTGTTTCCTGTCACTTCTGTATTATTGGACTCAGTTGTTAGTTTGTGGTGGTTGAGGTAGTCTGATACATCTTGTTTCTTGCAACAGCACTGGCTCCAACTCTGAAGTTGAATATTGTTGGTTCTCTGTTGGGAGCTTTGGTGTTGATAAATCCCTTGTCAAACTGCTGAAGCAAGTAGATGCGTCTACTGCTGCTTCAATTTCTTCTCTTTGCAACTGTAGGATGGATCTGAAACCCTTCCGGCTTTTTGCAGCCTACGGACCAGATACTGCTGACTTGCTATGGCCACTCTCTCTGTTCTTGAGTCCGGAGATGTTTGGTGAAGTTTAATTGAGCTTTAATCCTTCTTAGTTGCAGAAGTCGGAACATCACAGTTTCTAACATGTTTTAAATGTTGGGTTATGTTGTGTGCTGAGATGGAGTGTTTGTATACTGATTATGAATGGGTGTTAGATTGTGTGCTCTCTCTTTCTGAATATGAGGAATTAATAGATTGTGGTATGATTTCTTAAACGTGAGGATGGTTGAAGAATAGATTATATTGGGTGAAGACCGCATTTCAGTGTTTAcgaaaagaaaacaatgaaaGAGAGGTGCTTCTTGAAGCTTGGTCCTTAATAGTAAAATATCAGAAAGGTTCGAAATCTTTCAACACATTAAAGTGTTTTCTTGATATGGTGGTTATTGATTATGGAGATGTGGAATGGGCTTATCTGGGTTTCATACCTGTCAATTTCTCATATGCCAAAGAATTGCGCATTGATGGGGCTAATGATTTAGATGTCAAACCTTGCCGCTTAATATTAGACTacgaaggaaaaaaataagtgaatcTGAGATTGAAGCACGTTTTGACAATGGAACAGGCCAGTTTATATCTCAAAAAACTTTGTACAGAGCAATTGTAGAGTGCTTTCCTGTTGTAATTTTTAGGTGTCTGATCACAACTGTATATATGCTATTCCATGGAAAATCTGTATCGACTCAAAACTTGGGGAAACAACACCTCAGACGGAAGAAGAATGTGGGGTGGGATTGGGATGAGATTCGTGATGGACAACCTGATGCTGGTGGTTGTCAAGTGGCATATACTGCGACATGATAGCCATGATCTCCGAGTCCATGTAAGACTGCAACACAAGCGGATTTggtgttattattatttatttatctaggGGAGGTGGAAACAACAAAGTAAGTACGCAAATGATGACTTGCCCGTAGTCTGTATTTGTAGAAAATGTAACCAGCTATTCCGGCACCCAATGCCACGGCGAGCACCACTAAGGTAAGGATGCCCCCGACTTTTGAGCTGCTCCTTTCTGCACACCATCTCATCAATTTTAGTAATTGGGAAAACAttattcaaaagaaatttaGAGGTTTTAATCTTACCAATGCAGGCGTCGTGCTCCATTATGTAGAGTTGACCTCCCTTGCAACTGCACTCAAATCCACCCCACGTGTTCTTACAGCTACACCCATCGCATTGGCAGCTAACCCTTTCCTTACATTCATCCACATCTGGAGAAACAGTATTAGTAGTAGCCGATATAACATAATGCctcttttcttaattaacaCAAGAGAGCATAAGACAGGAGTAGCTTACCTTCACATTTATGGCCATCACCCTGGAAACCAGGTGGACACCGACACCCTGATACATCCGATTCCTGATGCAGAAACACATTTTAGTTCCTAgttaatcaaaaaaataaaatttgagaaaaagaaaggagcAATGTACTGAACCATGCATGCAGAAAATCTGATTCCATTTTTGGTATCCGACCAACAGCCTCCATTATTGACGGAACACCTTCCTGGTCCAACGGCTGTCAAGAAGCACGTATGCAGTAACGCTTTATTATTAGCTGTGTGAATATGAGAAGAAATAGTATTATGTACAAAGAATGAAAGAGGGGCAGTGCACCTTCACAGGATGCATATCCATCTCCTTCGTACTGAACACCATTAACTACAGGGCACTCACAAACTCTTCCCCTGAATGTGTCCTTCAAACAAGCCAACCATTTCTTCTTACATTcgtatatatgatatgataaccatcttgaaatttatttacatcCCAAAGAACAATTCCATACCTTGCAAGCTGTTATATTCGATTTTGGATCCCGCCAACACCCTCCATTATTATCAAGGCACTGATTTGTCTCTAAatctgttttgtttttatgaaCAATCAACTATTACTCGACCAATTTCGCATTCATTATTCTCATATAAAGGCAAGTAATGCGTATAAAACCTGCGCTCAAGCAAATAGGAGGATCAGTTGTCTCCTTGAAGCCAGCACATATTGCCTTCAGCAGCGCACTGCTCTCCAATTTTCCTGCGTACAAATGAAAAATGGAACATTCAGTCTGTAATCCACCCAGATGgagtaataaatcaaatgtGGTCGTGGTGGTCCATCAACTAACCTCTGTATTGCACGTTATTTATCACCATAGTTGGTAAGATGGTAACATCACCGCGTGATCCGTGACCAATCTTAATTCACAAATGTCatactatttatttagaatatgATCATTTGCATaatgaaaggaaaaggaaaaacttaattatcaagtaataatcaaaatcttaCCTGAAGATCTTGCTCAGTTTTGAGGACTTCATTTTCAGTATCAGCTTCAGGGTCACCCATGCACTTGTTTATCTTCTCAACTGGGAGACCTAATGAAAATGATGCATGGAATTTAGCTTCCTCCCTAACCCATATACGGTTGAGATGGTATGATGATAACACACAACTTACCCAGCGATTTCATGACTTCCTCTGCACATTCTTTACTGTATCTCCTCTTCTTCATCGAACACCTGATGTGGAAATCGGAGACATAATCCCACCACACCCAGGAGCGGTTGCTCTCATTCGCGACCCGATGGACGCAGAGCTGCCTTAAGTTCTCAAACACCACATCTTTTCCTTGATATCCCTCCTCAAAGTCCTGCTCTGGATCAGGCGCACAGTACCTTCCGTGGTTTATGCACTGAGACTTGCACTGGTTGCTCAGAATAAAAGCCTGGGGGCAGTACCAAGTTATATAGTGGGGTGTGAATTGGGTGTAACCGCCTTTCTCAAGAATTTGGGCGTGTCCCTTGAAATTCTTGATGAAATTCATCTGCTCGTCGCAGCGAATCCCGCACTCGTCGTTGCTATTGGTCCAGAGTTCATATTCAACCCTTTGATCGGGATGGGGCATCGACTCCGACCAGTCTATTTTCACCACCACATCCTCACCTTTCTTGAGGGCATCCTTGAGTGCCTGAGCAAAGGAGCGGTCGATGAGTGCTGAAGGGATTCCTATCTTGTCAATGTATCCATCAGCGTCAGAACTCTCTCCAGGTGAATCCATGGTGATCAGGGGTTCGTCTATGGTGTCGGCCACTAAAACTGCGGCCGCACCCGCCTGCTGTCCATTCCAAACCTTCAATGCAAAGTAGCAATCTGGGAAGTAGGCAGCAAATGGGAATGATGATTAgactaaaacaaataaattttgttatatatttgtgGGAAGAAGCacttaaaagttttaaatacAGATAGATATTATATAGTTACAAGGAACTTGAGATTGATGAACATTCGCGCTTTGGTTTATTTTCACCCTGAAGACGGAAAAAAACTAGAAACACAGACAGAATACCAACAAAGACATATGatgtgaaaattaatatacaaggGGAAAGACAAAATTTTGTCTCATTAATAGCACATGTAAGTAGTTGGATGGAAAGTATAAAAGCAAACGAGGGAGTTGTACTTGTGCAGATAGAAAGTAAGAGAGCAGGATTGATGCAGACCTCCACgatcaagaagaagaatagTGGGACGTGGGGAGTTGGATTTGAAAGGCTTATCTCCATCGAAAGAAGAGCAGCCGACGGAGGCCTTTTGTGGGTAAAGCAGAGTTCCGACCATGGATCCACCGTAATCAGGGACCCCAAAGTTGGCAATTGCAGCATCGTGCTTTGAGCGGAGATCATAAGGAGACAGCACGCTTATGCTGCTCTTCTCGACTACAAATCTCGAATCCACAGAGCTCATCAGTAACAGAAGTAGCAGCGTTAATACTAAAAACATgatgaagaaagaagaagaagtggGGATATGCAGCATGTGTGTAGATAGATTTGCAGAAAGAAAGTCGAGAATTAAGAGGGCAGAGAGTAGAGAGGAAGGAAGGAGGGAGGAGAAGACTATTAATTGGGTTGAGGTCTAATTAAGGATATGttgtttgaaataattatgaagTATTCGTTGGTTGTTGTTGTATGCGGTTGAATGTGGATTGTGGAATGGTGAGATGCTATGACGTGAAGTTAACGATAAACAAAGAGATTGGAAAGAGTCAAATATTTGGGAGGAAGAAGACTCTGCAACTAACTACCACACCACACCACACCACATCTCCCTCTCTTTCTTGGTTTCAATGTATATTATGAATTGGgaggctgctgctgctgctgtggTATTACTTAATTCTTGAATGTTGATCACACAGATTGACTCATTCATATCATATATTGCTTGAGTATGAAGTGAGTTTGGTACAAAGAGCTTTGCTCATTTAGGTGCACTCACCTAAACATGATTTGTTATCCCACAACCCCAACCCCTCATTTCCATTCACAACACATACTACAGAGTTAAGTCAATGTTGACTTGGGATGGATGGGATTGGGGGAGGAGTGCTATTTTCTTGAGAAGACGAATATTATTGTCACTGACTTCCCAAATTAAACAACTTGTATTGGATAAAGACTGCCTCAACTCATATTGCTtgacttttcattttttactcccttataattaataagtctaGCTCCAATCTCATATTCTAAATTATGGAAACACATAAAATAATGACATTACACGTTTATTGCATATAAGTAAGGACTTGAAGTTGAGATAAAACTCtaaccaagaaaataaaactccTTGGGCCACGTCATTTTTATGGCCATCACATTGAATTAATATAGTGAGAATGGAAACGCAAAATCAGAATCCTCCTTCTACCGGATAGTGGGCGTGGGCTGGGCCATCGGATCTTTCGACATTTAATGCAGAAATATTGGAAAGATAGGCCATTCAAGTAATTGGGCTCAGCCTGCCCTCGTacca
This genomic window from Sesamum indicum cultivar Zhongzhi No. 13 linkage group LG12, S_indicum_v1.0, whole genome shotgun sequence contains:
- the LOC105175911 gene encoding probable splicing factor 3A subunit 1; amino-acid sequence: MLGALPILPLPAPPADGNLGPTPPAQVTEDSNDEKNVLTNDDQKKANDKSSAAPASVATHTRTIGIIYPPPDIRNIVDKTAQFVAKNGPEFEKRIIANNEGNAKFNFLRPSDPYHAYYQHRLSEARAQNQSAAQQQPVHPAESVPESASTTPAADTSDASSKPDPAAQFRPVRKVLEPPEAEQYTVRLPEGITGEELDIIKLTAQFVARNGKSFLTGLTSRESTNPQFHFLRPTHSMFMFFTSLADAYSKVLMPPKGLTDKLRNSVADMTTVLERCLHRLEWERSQEQARQKAEDEIEQERLQMAMIDWHDFVVVETIDFADDEDEDLPPPMTLDEVIRRSKMSTMEEEDIIEPGKEVEMEMDEEEVQLVEEGMRAASLEENGDMKNNGAKATSEEQEPPMRIVKNWKRPEERIPAERDPTKYVVSPITGELILINEMSEHMRISLIDPKYKEQKERMFAKIRETTLAADDEISRNIVGLARTRPDIFGTTEEEVSNAVKAEIEKKKDEQPKQVIWDGHTGSIGRTASQAMSQNTGGEDTNDAFNNDGRSLPGPAPPPPRPGMPSVRPLPPPPGLVLNIPRPPAVVQYSGATSGGLVAPPPPGPPVVNMIPSVRPPPPSMPMMHGQPLMANRPPMPPSMPLTSPNIAVPPPPGSQFTPLGGPRPFVPVPVSQPGMPMVPPPPMPQGMPPPPPPEEAPPPLPDEPEPKRQRLDDSMLIPEEQFLAQHSGPAVINISVPNVDEGNLKGQVLEIAVQSLSETVGSLKEKIAGEIQLPANKQKLSGKAGFLKDNLSLAYYNVAPGDSLSLSLRERGGRKR
- the LOC105175912 gene encoding vacuolar-sorting receptor 6 — protein: MLHIPTSSSFFIMFLVLTLLLLLLMSSVDSRFVVEKSSISVLSPYDLRSKHDAAIANFGVPDYGGSMVGTLLYPQKASVGCSSFDGDKPFKSNSPRPTILLLDRGDCYFALKVWNGQQAGAAAVLVADTIDEPLITMDSPGESSDADGYIDKIGIPSALIDRSFAQALKDALKKGEDVVVKIDWSESMPHPDQRVEYELWTNSNDECGIRCDEQMNFIKNFKGHAQILEKGGYTQFTPHYITWYCPQAFILSNQCKSQCINHGRYCAPDPEQDFEEGYQGKDVVFENLRQLCVHRVANESNRSWVWWDYVSDFHIRCSMKKRRYSKECAEEVMKSLGLPVEKINKCMGDPEADTENEVLKTEQDLQIGHGSRGDVTILPTMVINNVQYRGKLESSALLKAICAGFKETTDPPICLSADLETNQCLDNNGGCWRDPKSNITACKDTFRGRVCECPVVNGVQYEGDGYASCEAVGPGRCSVNNGGCWSDTKNGIRFSACMESDVSGCRCPPGFQGDGHKCEDVDECKERVSCQCDGCSCKNTWGGFECSCKGGQLYIMEHDACIERSSSKVGGILTLVVLAVALGAGIAGYIFYKYRLRSYMDSEIMAIMSQYMPLDNHQHQVVHHESHPNPTPHSSSV